The Equus przewalskii isolate Varuska unplaced genomic scaffold, EquPr2 ChrUn-8, whole genome shotgun sequence genome contains the following window.
AGTGTCCCTCACTAGAATGGAcggctccatgagagcagggaccaggtCTGCTTGTTCATCCCTGTGCCCCCAGCAACCTCAACAGCACCGAgcttattaagcatttactgagtgaaGGCTGGCTGAGGGCGCAGAGGGAGAAAAATTTGTATCAAATAAGTAGAATTTCAAGGAAGGAAGAACAATGACACGTCAAATGCCACATGATGGTCCTGAACAACTACGACGAACCAATGAcagttgattttgttaatttcagGGAGTTGTTAGTGACCCAATCAAGAGCAATTTCAGAGGCGTGATGGGCCAGCAGCCACACTGCAGCGGGTTAAGGGGAAAATGGTGGCAACAGAGAAAGCTGGAATGATTTTCTTCTGGTGTGTACAAACTAATGGAGAAACTGGATTATTGTTTAACAGTGTTAatattttcagtttcctttttctgcAATGAGACCAAAGACCATGTTAGGTGCAAgctgcaagaaaaggaaagagcgTGATTGTGGGAGGGTGACAGACACATGCTTGAATCAAAACTGCCATGCTCTAGGCAGGACCAAGGCCTGGGCAAGTTGCCTCTCAGTTTTGTTTCCCTGTCCgtaaaaagagagaattctctTTGTGTGAATATAAAGTTAATGAGATGTGAAAGCAGAGAGGAGATGCAGCGTGGTGTTTGCcctgtttctttgtttcctcaATCTCAGCTGTTCTCTCACCAGGTTCCCAGACTGTCAAAGACCCCAGCTCGTCCTGCACGTTGCAAAGGACCGTGGGGGGATCTGTGCAGCTGCAACTgacctcctcctcatctcctgaTGTCCGAGAGATTGAGTGGATTCGGGATTCTGGTGATGAGAGAGATTTGATCCTGGTGTCCTGGAAACCTGATACCTATACTCCTGAATGTATGGCCttgaagaaaaatgcaaacacagATTCAGCCTAACAGAGCTGGCTTTCTTGATCATCAGAAATCTCAGTATGGAAATGAGTGGACTGTACACAGTGAAAATCAAGTTCCAGTCTGGAAAATCCCAGGAGGAAGCCTTCAGGCTCTGTTTATACAGTAAGGTTTGTAGGGACCATGCCCCACACAGGCATTCTGACAACCACTTTGTCTAAAGCAAGTTAGACTAGaattgggtaaaaaaaaaaaggaaaaaaaaacatttttcaggaGTTTTGCATTTCTTCTCATGTGCTaaagataaaactaaattttaaagattacactccaggaaaaaatatttataatttcttaaaaaagtataaaatatacatgaaatgaTGGAGGCAGAAGGACCCactgaaaaggataaaaaaaatagtttattcaatcataaaaataCTGCAAAATTGATTATAAGAAATATGCAATTATATCAAAAATGTCCTGAATTGGTTGATTGAaaacctgatttcaaaatgtttaaatgacCCAAAAAGTTGGCAACACCAAAGCAACaaaacaggacacaaaaaagatgaaataaaaacgCCAAGAAGGAGACTGATGATAGGACGAGTCATTAGGTAAAACACTTTGAGACCAATTAACCTGAAGTCCAGCTGCAGAGATCTCAGGACAAAGCTCTGTCCCGCTCTGTCCAAGTCAAAGACGCAGGAGGAGACCCAGCCGCTGTGCCCTGGAGCTCTCAGGCCAACGGGGAGCCCAACACCCTGCCCCAGGAAGCAGAGAACCTGCGCAGACGTGCagtggagaaagcagaaaaaagggaggagggggagtaGATCCTGAGGGCCATCCAACCTGCCAGAGTTCTTGCCCATTGCTactctctgcctccaccctccGTCTCCTCTGCTTGGGTGATCCCAGCAGCCTCCTAATGGGCCTCCCTGCCTgttgtctcttcctccttccaaatcACCCTCCAACCAGCTGAtatttggatctttttaaaaatgcagtactCTTCCTGTtattcccctgcttaaaaccaaATAATGCttcttgtccccacccccacaggaTAATGGCACTCAGGAAAAGTCCAACCCCACACAGGATCTGGTCCCTGGCTGCCTCTCTAGCCTCATTTCCCAGCACTTTGCCTCATGGCCATGCTCCAAATTAGCTACCCTTCACTCACCCACCtggccctttctcttctcctggacATATGCTGGTGGCTCTCTAGGGGACATCCACCTCCCACGCTTCCCCTGCACAACTGGCAAATCCTCACCcagtgggagcaggggaggggtgagggactCCAACATGGGGGATGGGAACGCTTGTAAGAAGAGACTGGGGAGACTGGCTTGACTGTCCAAGCTGGGGTTTTCCAGTTGGTGAAGGGTGGGGAATACACCCGCTGACCCCCTAGCCTCCAGCTCCTGATTCCTGATCTTGTCTCTGTCCTCCTTGGCTGATAAATTCCTTGCATAGCTTTCTCAGTGACATCATATTGGTACAGTCTCATCCTATCTCTTTTGGCAGCAAGAAATGGAAACCTACTCAAATTAGGTCAATGAAGAGGTTTTCATTATAAAGACACATAGGTTTTTGCTCCatgacacagcagttaagcttgcacgttccacttcagcaggctggggttcaccggttaggatcctgggtgtggacatggcactgttcagcaagccatgctgtggtaggcgtcccacatataaagcagaggaagatgagcgtggatgttacctcagggccagtcttcctcagagaaaacagaggaggattagcagcagatctCTAGGAGGAAGATGCATACAGGAGCTCCTCTGGCCCTCATGCTCAGGGACTGGAAAGCTGAtgggctctctctcctctctgtcagGGACTGTATCGTCTCTCATCTTTGCtctcagtgtctctctctctctctttttcctattcTCCTGGGCTTCTCCACACGGTAGGGAACATGGCCTTCTGCAGCTATGGGTCCCGCTGGATCAGACAGCAAAGGGACTTTCCTGGTTCACTCCACATGGAAAATCCAGGGAAGGACCCTTGTTGGCTGGTCTTGGGTCACAAGGCCACCCCCAGATGGCTCACTGGCCAGAGGAATAGTAGATTCTATTGGCAAGGCCTGGGAATGTGCCCTCCCCTGTAACCAGGATTAGGGTGCTATGATTAACATAATATCAAAAGCAAGGTTGGAGCAGAATAGAATTTGCTGAAAGAAGAAGTGCTACTAGCTGGTTTCCTTTAGCCTTGTTTTCCATTCCCTGACATCCCATCAATGCCCAAGTTCAGTCTTCCAACAACACTCGCTCTCTCCCCATCACCTGTAGGACTAAGTACTCATCACAGCATTAGGCCCTCCACCAACTGACGCCGTCATTCCAGCCTTGTTTCCAGCCAAACATATTGTGCCTCAAAtacagcctctctctccctcatggcTTTCAGAACTGCCATGGCctaagaaaatgattttctgatccatattaaatgaatatttccattttgaagtcCCAAAGTTCTTTCTCCTAGTTCTCCTGCAGATCGTGTTTCTGTCTGCCTTGCACTACCATTGTTTGTGTGTGGTCCACTCTCCACTTGAGAGCGGGGTCCGTGCCCTGCTCTCCTTGGCATCTGCCCAGTGTTTTCTACAGCTCTCAGCAGGCCTTCAGGAAGTACTGTATTCCTGTAACCAGATAGAGTTAAGCAATATTTAAAGGATACCTACAGAAACACACCTACTTTTTCTAGGATTTTTGATTATTCAAGCCTGATTACTATTCCTTCACCTCTTGAAAAGAGCAGAATAAAGATTCATGTAAACCAATTATTGAGTGAATACTCTAAATGCCTAAGAGCATGAGCTTTCTAAACACCCGTCTGTGCTTCCTTACTCTGTGTAGCAGACAGTctatttggttttatatttaaattattatctgTTCATTAAGTCAGATCTTTcaaaaagataagtaaatatCATTTTCCCCAGACACATGTTCAAACAGTCTTGAGGAGGGCccacacatttgtatttttaataactgCCCAAGATCAGGACCTGGTAAACTATACCCATTGGTCAAATCCAGCccagtgtctgtttttatacataaagttttattggaacacagccacatccattcattaACATGTTGTGTTTGGCTCCTTTTGTGCTATAACGTCAAAGTTGTGTAGTTGTGACAGAGCCCATATGGCTGgtgaaacctaaaatatttgctatctgaccctttacagaaaagtttgcctCCCCTGCCTAGATGAATCTACTGACAGCTGATCCAGGTAACTTCAGAGGttaacatgaggattaaatgagtccaTGTAAACCCTTGGAGCCATGACTGGAAATGCATACCTGCTCAATGAGTGCtagctgtggttttcttttcatctgctaATGGAGtaaattacattaataaatttCTGGATTACACTAACTTTGTATTCCTATAATAAACccaacttgatcatgatgtattgtGTGACCGTATTTGCCAATATTTAATTTAGGAATTTTAAGTTCTCTGTTTGTCGCTGACATTAACCCATGGATTTGCAAGTGTGTTTTGTCTTGTGTTGGTGGTGGTATTCTCCTTGTCTGATGTGAGCATTCAAGTTCAACTATCCTTTCAGAACGACCTGAGAAACGTTTTGCCTTTTTCTAAGCTCTGAAACAGTGTCTGTAACATAGCAATTCCATTTTCCTTGGCCATTGGGGAGCACTCAACCCTGAAACCATATGCACTTCATGCCCTTTGTAAGGACAGATTGTTGTccacctttctacttttttctaaGGCTGTGGGTGTATTCAGGTTTGCTGCTGCCTCTTAACAGAATTTTGATCATTTACACTTTCCTGGaaaagcattatttcatttacattttcacaTTATTTGACATGTAGTTGTACATAgtatttccttataattttttaatatctgtaattTTGCCCCAATGCTCATTCCTATGATATTTATTATAGCTTGAATTTTTTAGTTAGATATCAATATGGCCTCTTTTAATTGGCCTGTTTTTGAAAAATCAGCTTTTGATTTTGCTGATGGAATCTCCTTTTTTATTGTTACCTATGCATATAAGTTAAGAATATATTTGACTGCAATTAGCATAAAACTTGATTTTCAAAGGTTTAAGCAAAGTTGTTTCTCTCATGGAACGAAGTCAAGAGATAGCATTTGCTGGTGTTGGGCCATTTGCTAGGCGCTGTCATGGGGACCCAGGCTCGCTCtgtcttcctgctctgccatcctcgGCACATAGACTTTTGTCCTCGTGCTTGTTGCCTCGTGGTCCAGAGGTGGCGTTGCTCCAGACGTCACTCCACAATAAAGCCAGCAAGGAGAGAAGGACAAGGGGAAGGTCCTTCTCGGTCTGGGGCTCTGTCTTTTCAGGAGTGAAGACCTTTCCTCCCCCAGCAGATCCCCCTACTTCCCTGGTCAGCACCAATGCAGCTGCAAGAAAGACCGAAACCGAGACTTTGGCTCTCTAGATTCCACAGCAGAGGAAGCGAGGACGGAGAGGGAAGTGGGGCTGCGTGTGGATGGGCCACCTCTCAGATTGGCCACGTGGCCGTTACTGGCTGGTTTTACCTGTGTCACATCCTTTGCTCTGGTCTACCCACCATAGTAAAATAATCCACTGGAGTAATAGTGGATTTGAAAATTTCTCCTTGAATTTCCAATAGTGTTTtggctttgattttgttttgttttgctttataacATTTATGCATTTCCAAACCATGTTGTTAGGTACATATTAATCTAAAATATCTCTATTTGGCCTGCTAAtgttttttatcttaaattttatttggtcTGTAATGACTCTTGCCACACCTGCAgtcattttcttgacattttcttcatctgctgtttcccatctctttctttttgatcttTCCGTGTCGTTAGGTAATGGAAATAGTGTGCAGCTGGCTTTACCTCATCTGAGTCCTGGCTTTTAACAGGGGGATATAATGCTTTCCAAGGTATTTCGTTTTTTTACAGGTATGGACCTAAACTCCTGAAATCTTGTTTAATGTTTTTTGGGGGGattgttttttttcaaagattggcacctgagctaacatctgttgccaatccttttttttatttatttttccttcttctccccaaagccccccagtacatagctgaaTATTCTAGCAGTAGGTCCTTCTCATTCTGCAaggtgggacactgcctcagcatggcttgatgagcgctgctaggtccgggcccaggatcagaaccagcaaaaccctgggccaccaaagcagagtgcatgaacttacccactcagccacggggccggcccctaatgatttttatttacctttttttccttccttttcttattttttcttgcttttatttgatTAGTAGAGTTTTCTTTGACCTAAACTTTTCTAGTAGTTTGGAAGTTATACCACCTTGGATTTTTATCCTACAGCttactgaaattaaatttttatttcaccatTTAAAGATAATCAGTATCCTTTTGTTTCTGTGAACAAAGCTTGAACTTTAACATGTTTTTCCACTGTATTCTCAACACTCCCATGTTGTAGTTATTATATATaagaatacataaaattattatCATCCATATGATTATCATGGATACATATCATTGTGTAGTTATCATATACATCATGTCTATTTAATCATCTAGGCTTAACTGGGCACGGGAGGGACTCAGCCATCTGCCCCTGGGCTGGAGTCAGAACCCCTTGGGCCAGAGGGAGAAGGGTCCTTCCCCAGGGCTGCAGTTAGGAACCTCACACAGCTGCACCACCTTAGTGAGAGCGGATGATGTACTTGGGGGGCCTCCAGTCCTGAAGGTCAGTTTCTCTTTTGTCCCCCCttgccccagagcccagcccccagccccagattCAGATTCATTCATCCTCTCACATCAGGCTGGTGCAACATCAGCCTGGAGTGTGGGACCCCAGGAGCCACAGACAACCTGGCAGTGACCTGGCTGAGCAAGGGCCTCCCAAGGGAGCTGGAGCTGAGAGAGACACTGGGGCCAGTCCCCAATTCCAGCAATTTAAGCCTGAGCCTGCCCCTGGGCCGGTTGAACGGCCACCTCACCTGTATGGTCAGCAACCCTGTGGACGAGAAGAATGCAACCTTATACCTGGAGAACATCTGTCCATTGACGGGTGGGTGCGATTTGCTGGGAAGGGTGACGAAAGTGGGCTAGCAGAGAATGGGGAAGGGACGAGACTGGGTGGGCTCAGGGAATGTGGCAGGACAGGGGAATATTTTAAGGCAATTGATGTGGTGCAACCAACAGGTCCCCACCCCAGTGAATGGCCACACCCTCGTTATAGTCTTTAAACTTGCAAGTCCAGAAATTGGACCAATATGTGGAGACTGCTATATCACCCAGGACATAAACCCAGGACTGGCATGTGGGCACCCCCTTTCCCAGCCTTGAGGAGCCCGGAAGGCTGAATTAGTCATCAGAATCCAAGCAGGGGAGGAGGACTTGAGGATTAAGGACTGAGGATTCCTTAGACCTGGAAAGCTCATGTCACCCAGACTCGGGCCCCCTCCCTGGATGGGCTGGACATGTTTAGCACATTCAGGCTGATAGATGCCTATTTTTTGCTGCATGTCAGTGGTGCCATTTCTGAGATGATTAGCACCTCTGAGTAAGTAAACCACAATTCAACCATCCACTGAGCAGTGAGAGCACCTGTGGTCACTACAGCCAGTTACCCACTTCCCCCATCAGCCTAAGGTGTCACCCTGCTAGATAAAGGGATGGTCCAGGGTAGGTTAGGGGGTGGAAGCCCTTACAAAGGAGCCTTGGACCTGGTTTCATACAATACGAAACCTCCTA
Protein-coding sequences here:
- the LOC139081747 gene encoding uncharacterized protein isoform X2, giving the protein MDSLCHSWFSGQTLMLQISLHLGSQTVKDPSSSCTLQRTVGGSVQLQLTSSSSPDVREIEWIRDSGDERDLILVSWKPDTYTPECMALKKNANTDSA
- the LOC139081747 gene encoding uncharacterized protein isoform X1, yielding MYGLEEKCKHRFSLTELAFLIIRNLSMEMSGLYTVKIKFQSGKSQEEAFRLCLYSWCNISLECGTPGATDNLAVTWLSKGLPRELELRETLGPVPNSSNLSLSLPLGRLNGHLTCMVSNPVDEKNATLYLENICPLTGGSALLPEGPGSAAAPQALPTEESADLQTGEADSHYSPYMKIRLLGHPEVGLKESNQVDQHLLRGHEFWEVQGTLLLVGSGFNPCFG